DNA from Synechococcus elongatus PCC 6301:
GCCCAGGTCTACGACGAAGTTGCTCAGCAGTTTGGTGTTCAGCTCGATCCCGCCTTTCAGGCCAAATTGCGCGGTCGTCCCTCCCGTGAGACTTCACGCTTGATTGTGGAAACCCTCAATCTCCCCGTGACGCCGGCGGAGTTTCTGGCGATTCGCAAACCGATCATCGAAGCGCGAGTCGCCCAATCGCCAGCCCGTCCGGGTGCTGCGGAATTGGTGCAGGCGTTGCATCAGCGGCAGTTTCCCCAAGCGATCGCCACCAGTTCGACCCAACCGGCATTTGCGATCAAAACCCAGCAGCACCAGCATTGGTTTCGGCTGATCGAGACTGTTGTTTGCGGCGATGACCCGCAACTGGAACGGCCCAAACCTGCGCCGGATATTTTTTGGCTGGCGGCCAAGCGCCTTGGGGTCAAACCCGAAGCCTGTTTGGTCTTCGAAGATTCCGTCAGTGGCGTACGGGCAGCCCTGGAGGCGGGGATGACAGTTATCGCTGTGCCTGATCCTGCCGATCGCGATCGCTTGCCCTCGGAAGTGCACTACTGCTTAGAAAGTTTGGCCGACCTCTTGGACCGCGATCGCTATCCTGACCTCTTAGCGGACTTGACGGCCCTACCGGCTTTGCCTCGATAGCAGATGCGGCGTCAATTCAGAGGCATGGAGATGGATCTGCGATCGCAACTGTTGGCTTGGCAAGTAGTCCTGATAGCCGAGGCGCCGGATTGGACGGCGATCCAACAGCAGGGCCAAGCAATCACTCAGACCCTTGCGCAGACCGAGGGCGATCGCTACCTCACCTATCGACTTGAAATTGAGAAGCACCTGCGGCTCTTACAGCTGGATCTCAGCTTTTGGCAGCGCAGCCGCGCTTCCCAGAGCCAACATGTCCGGGTTGCAGCTCTACAGCAACGTCAGCAAACCCTCATCCGCTACTGTGAAGCAGTGCTTACTGCGATCGCCCAGGCATGACGCGCTACTTCTACCTGCATGGTTTTGCCTCGGGGCCAGAATCGGCTAAGGCCAAGTATTTACGCGGCTGCTTTCAGCGGCTAGGCCTAGAGCTGATCTGCCCAGACTTTAACGAGCCCGACTTTTCCAGCCTGACCTTCAGTCGTCAAGTAGCCCAAGTCGAAGCGCAACTGACCGATGAGCCGACGATCGTGATTGGATCTAGTCTGGGCGGACTGACGGCTGCTTGGCTAGGGCAGCGCAATCCCCAGATCCAGAAGCTCGTTTTGCTTGCACCGGCTTTTGAATTTCTGGCTCAGTGGTTGCCGCGTATGGATGACTCCGCTCTAGCGCAGTGGCAGCAAGCAGGGTTTCGTCCGGTTTACCATTGGCGCGATCGCGATTTTCGTCCTCTTCATTGGCAATTTGTGGAAGACCTGCATCGCTGGCAAGATCAAGATTTAAAGCGATCGCTGCCCACCTTGATCCTGCATGGCACGGCGGATGAAGTGATCGATTTTGCCGCGAGCGAGCGATTTGCCGTCCAGCGGCCTTGGGTGACGCTGCAAGCGCTGACCAGTGATCATGCCTTGGGCAATGTCAGTTCGCAAATTTGGCGCGCCTGCCGGCAGTTTGCCGAACTTTCCGTCTGCGATCGCGGAGCGTTGAGTCAGAAGAGCATTCCGGGCAATCGCCTATCCTGAGGGGCAGTGACCATCTTCAGAATGTCCTGTACGGTATGACATCCTCGCCACTCACGGATCCGCCTAACAACGCCTTCGCGACAGAAATCGAGGCTTTCATTCAGCAGATGGCTCCTCAAGAAGGTCCAGGGATTGTGCTCTGTCGGGGTCATGAACTCTACTACTTCAACGCTGCTGCGATCGCCCGCTGTCCCGACCCTGCCCTACGGGAAGATATGGCCAGCAGTCTGGCTGATCTCGATTTCGCAGCGGAATATCTGGTGGGCTGGTTGGACGGACAGAGCTATCAACTCCAGCGCTGCACTTGGTCTCATCCGGTCAGCGATCGGGACTAAACCCATTTCCCCCAATCATGAAAGTTGCCTTCTTCAGCAGCAAAGCCTACGATCGCACCTTTTTTGAGGCAGCCAACGCTGACTATGGCCACGACCTGCAGTTCTTCGAGACGGGGCTCTCTCTAGGAACTGTTCAACTTGCTACGGGTTTCCGCGCTGTCTGTAGCTTCGTCAACGATCGCCTTGACGCCATCACCCTAGAAGCGCTGGCAGAGCTGGGCGTGGAACATGTTGCCCTGCGCTGTGCTGGGTTCAATCAGGTCGATTTAAGCGCCGCTGAACGCTTGGGCCTCAGGGTAGTGCGTGTACCGGCCTACTCGCCCCACGCCGTTGCAGAACATGCGATCGCGTTGATCCTGACGCTCAATCGCAAAATCCATCGCGCCTACGCCCGCACCCGCGAAGGCAACTTTGCCCTGGATGGTTTGGTGGGCTTTGACCTGAATGGTTGCACCGTTGGCATCATTGGCACGGGACGAATTGGGGCTGTGCTGACGCAAATTCTGCGCGGCTTTGGCTGTCATGTTCTCGCCCATGACTTGGTGGAAAATCCCGACTGTCTGGCAGCGGGGGCTGTCTACACCGACCTTGATCAGCTCTGGCAAGAGGCTCAAATCATCAGCCTGCACTGCCCGCTTACACCCCAGACCTATCACCTAGTCAATCGTGAGGCGATCGCCAAAATGCAGCCCGGCACAATGCTGATCAACACCAGTCGTGGCGGTTTAGTCGATACCCAAGCGGTGATTGAAGGCCTAAAACTCAAGCGGATCGGGGCGCTGGGCCTAGATGTCTACGAACAAGAAGAACCGCTATTTTTCCAAGACCACTCGACAGAAATCATTCACGATGACGTCTTTCAGCGCTTGTTAACCTTCCCCAATGTCGTGATCACGGGTCATCAAGCCTTTTTGACGGATACGGCTCTCCACAACATTGCCGAAACCACTCTCAGCAATCTGACCGATTTAGAGCAGGGTCGAGCCTGTCCCAATCAGCTGTTCGCTGGGTGACGCTACTAAAAAGCTGCCTTGCGGAAACCGAAGGCAGCCATTGCTTGCAAGATTCAAGATTTAGTCAAGCTCAGACGCAGATAGGGCGATCGCCTACCATTTCAAAAGATTGAACTGTTCCATATCCACCGTGTTGCGGTTGCGGTAAATCGCTAGCAAGATCGCGAGACCAACCGCCGCTTCTGCCGCTGCTACCGTAATCACAAAAACCGTAAAGACTTGGCCGCGAATCAATGTGCCATCCAGATAGTTGGAGAAGGCCATCAGGTTGAGGTTGACGGCATTCAGCATCAATTCGATCGACATCAAGACGCGAACGGCGTTGCGGCTGGTCACCAACCCATAGACACCAATACAGAACAGGGCGGCAGCCAAGACCAAAAAGTACTCGAGAGGTACAGTCATGGGATTGTTCCTTATCGCTTATTTCTTGCCAGCACCTGTCAGCAACTCTTCCCGCGATCGCTCGGGTAGCTGCAAATCTGCGGCCGCACCCGTGATCAGGTCTTCAGGTTCGAAGTCGCGGCGGGCCAAGACGATCGCCCCAATCATCGCCATCAACAGCAACACCGAAGCCAACTCAAAGGGCAGCAGGTAGTCGCTGAAGAAGTGTTCACCGATCAGGTAAATCGCTTCATCGCCACTGGCACCAGGGGTTGGCGTCACCGCCCAAGGGGTCGAAATTACAGTCAGGCTCAGGAGGGCAAAGAGACCGCCACAAACCAGAACCGTCAGCCCTTTGCGCAGCCAATTAAACTTGAGTGGTCGGAAGTCTTCCCGTTTGTTGACCAACATGATCGCAAACAGGATTAAGACGTTGACAGCGCCAACATAAATCAGCACTTGGGCAAAGGCCACAAAGCTGGCATTCAGCAGCAGGTAGAGACCAGCGATGCTGATGAATGCGCCTCCCAGCAAAAAGGCCGAGTAGACAATGTTGCTGCTGAGTACAACACCTAGGGCTGCCAAAACCACCCCAGCCGTCAGGATGATGAATGTAACTAGTTGAACGCCTTCGGCAAGAGTCACGGTCTAGTTCTCCTCGTTAGCGGCAGCAGCCTGCTTGTACTGATCGACGAGTTCTTCGGGACGCTGGCCCGCCCGGGGGCGATCGCTCGGCACCACGTGGGGGTCATACTCGCCTTTGGGCAAGTAAGCGAACTCTCGGAAGGGCGTCACCATTGGATCATCGGTCACTTTGTAGGGCAGACGACCGAGGGCAACATTGTCGTAGTTCAGCTCGTGGCGATCGTAGGTTGCCAGCTCATATTCTTCCGTCATCGACAGGCAGTTGGTCGGGCAGTACTCGACGCAGTTGCCGCAGAAAATACAAGCCCCAAAGTCGATGCTGTAGTTCTTGAGGTCTTTCTTCTTGGTCTCTTTGTTGTAGACCCAGTCCACTACCGGCAGGTTGATCGGGCAGACTCGAACGCAGACTTCGCAGGCGATGCACTTGTCGAATTCGTAGTGAATGCGGCCGCGGTAGCGCTCCGACGGAATCAGCTTTTCGTAGGGATACTGCACCGTGACTGGACGCCGCTGCATGTGGTCAAAGGTAACCCCCAAACCTTGGCCGATCGCTTTAGCAGCTTGGAGACTTTCCTTGGCGTAGTCTCCGACTTGCTTCAGAAATTTCAGCATGATCGTGTTCCTTCAGAACTCTCAAGAAAAGACCGAGACGGACTAGCCCCCAAAGGCCACGGGGAAGGTCAGTTTCAGCGCCGCCGTCACCAGCAAGTTGACCAATGAGATCGGCAATAGGAACTTCCAGCCCAAGTCCAGCAGTTGGTCAATCCGCACCCGGGGCACCGTCCAGCGCAGCAGAATCGCCGTGAACACCAGCAGATAAGCCTTGAGGACCGTCATCGTGATCCCCAGCGCTGCCGTTGTGATCTGCAGAATCGGGTTGGCAGGGTCAACACCGATCCAGTCAGCAACGCGATCGAGGGGAATCGGGAACTCCCAGCCACCCAAGTAGAGGATGGAAACGAGCAGGGCAGAGAGAATCAGGTTGACGTAGGAACCAACATAGAAGAGAGCGAACTTCATGCCGGCATATTCGGTTTGATAGCCCGCGACCAACTCTTCTTCTGCTTCCGGCAAGTCAAAGGGCAACCGCTCACATTCGGCCAGCGCTGCAATCCAGAAGATGATGAACCCCACCGGCTGTCGCCAGATGTTCCACCCCAAAATGCCGTAGCCCGACTGCTGGTCAACGATGTCGATCGTGCTCAGCGAGTTGGACATCATCACCACTGCCAGCACCGCCAGTGCTAGGGGAATCTCGTAGCTAATTGACTGCGCCGCAGCCCGCAAGCCACCGAGGAGCGAATACTTGTTGTTCGAGGCGTAGCCCGACATCAACAGGCCAATCGGCTGGATGCTGGAGAGGGCAATCCAAAGGAAAACGCCAGCACCAACATTGGTAATAATCAGTTCTTGCCCAAAGGGAACGATCAGATAGGACAAGAAGACAGGGATGACGACCAGCGCTGGGCCGATCGTGAACAAGAAGGCATCCGCCTTAGCGGGGATGATGTCTTCTTTCAGAATTAATTTCAGACCGTCGGCAGCTGATTGCAGAACCCCCAGCGGGCCTGCATACTCAGGGCCAATCCGTTGCTGCACCGCCGCTGAAATTTTACGCTCCAGCCACACGGTCACGAGGACCCCTACCGTTGCCGCGATGATCATCAGCAGCATCGGCAAGGGCATCCAGAGAACCTTCGAGAGGCCTGGCGAGAGCCCTAAAGACTCAAGCGATTGAATGAATGTGCCTTGGAGGTCGATCCCTCTGTCCATGGCTACTCCACTGCTGCCGATCATGGGTCACGAGTTGCTGTCAATCGCCGCTTTTGCAGGGAAAAACAGGCTTTTATGACTGTTGCTCAGTATATCGGTAGGCCGATCGCCCTCCCTGCAAAACTGAGCACTTTTGCTTAATTCCAAGATTGGAAGTTGCTATCCAGAAGATTCAAAAAACTGTTCATTCAAGCTGGGACGGTGCGATCAGACCTCACTCGAAGTAGTCGAAGGCCTTGTACCCCGCTTGTTTGATCAGAGCATCGCGCTCCGCCAGATGCAAATCTTCGCGCATCATCTCGCTCACCAACTGTTCAAAACTGATGCGCGGCTCCCAGCCCAGCTGCCGCTTCGCCTTCGAGGGATCGCCCAGCAATGTTTCTACTTCAGTCGGACGGAAGTAACGGGGATCAATCGCCACGATCGCTTGTCCCGTGGCTGGGTTGATGCCCTTTTCCTCCACACCACTGCCCGACCACGCAATTGTCAGACCCACTTCCGCCGCCGCAATTTCCACAAACTGACGCACGGAGAACTGTACGCCGGTGGCAATTACGTAGTCATCCGGTTGCTCCTGTTGCAGCATCAGCCACTGCATCTCGACATAGTCGCGGGCGTGACCCCAGTCCCGTTTGGCATCCAAGTTGCCGAGGTAGAGGCAGTCCTGCAGCCCCAGCTTGATCCGAGCAAGAGCACGGGTAATTTTGCGGGTGACAAAGGTTTCACCCCTCAGCGGTGACTCATGGTTGAAGAGAATGCCATTGCAGGCATAGATGCCGTAAGCTTCGCGGTAATTAACTGTGATCCAATAGGCGTAGAGCTTAGCAACAGCGTAGGGGCTGCGCGGGTAGAAAGGGGTCGTCTCAGTTTGGGGAATTTCTTGGACGAGGCCGTACAGCTCAGAGGTCGAGGCTTGGTAGAACCGTGTCTGCTGCTCTAGTCCGAGGATCCGAATCGCTTCGAGGATGCGCAGGGTGCCCAAGCCATCGGTGTTGGCAGTGTACTCAGGACTGTCAAAGGAGACTTGAACGTGGCTCTGGGCCCCGAGGTTGTAGATTTCGTGGGGCTGAATCTGCTGGACAATTCGAATGAGGTTGGTGGAATCGGTGAGATCGCCGCAGTGCAGAATAAAGCGCCGATCGTCGACATGGGGATCTTCGTAAAGATGATCAATGCGATCGGTGTTAAACAGTGAAGCGCGGCGTTTGATGCCGTGAACTTCGTAGCCTTTGTCGAGAAGAAACTCTGCCAGATAAGCCCCATCTTGGCCAGTCACTCCGGTAATCAGGGCGCGCTTACGGGTCATGGCAGAGCAAGGAAGGGAGAGACGGCTCGCTGTAATTTAGCAGCGATCGCGACGCTCTTCCTCAAACCTTCAGGGCAGTTCCACCCCAGAAGCGATGGGATCCTCGGTTGCTGCTGTCACAACCATTGGGGCAAACCCAGTTTTTAACCAATCACTCATTAGACTGGCGAGGGGTACGGCGACAAACAGGCCGAGAATGCCAAAAATTTTGAGCCCGAGCAGGACTGACAGCAAAATCCAAACGGGATTGAGGCCGATGATCTGACCCATCAAGCGTGGCTCGATCAGGTTGTCGTTGATCTGGCCCAGAAGGAACACTGTGA
Protein-coding regions in this window:
- the patD gene encoding heterocyst frequency control protein PatD, producing the protein MRRQFRGMEMDLRSQLLAWQVVLIAEAPDWTAIQQQGQAITQTLAQTEGDRYLTYRLEIEKHLRLLQLDLSFWQRSRASQSQHVRVAALQQRQQTLIRYCEAVLTAIAQA
- the nuoH gene encoding NADH-quinone oxidoreductase subunit NuoH — its product is MDRGIDLQGTFIQSLESLGLSPGLSKVLWMPLPMLLMIIAATVGVLVTVWLERKISAAVQQRIGPEYAGPLGVLQSAADGLKLILKEDIIPAKADAFLFTIGPALVVIPVFLSYLIVPFGQELIITNVGAGVFLWIALSSIQPIGLLMSGYASNNKYSLLGGLRAAAQSISYEIPLALAVLAVVMMSNSLSTIDIVDQQSGYGILGWNIWRQPVGFIIFWIAALAECERLPFDLPEAEEELVAGYQTEYAGMKFALFYVGSYVNLILSALLVSILYLGGWEFPIPLDRVADWIGVDPANPILQITTAALGITMTVLKAYLLVFTAILLRWTVPRVRIDQLLDLGWKFLLPISLVNLLVTAALKLTFPVAFGG
- a CDS encoding 2-hydroxyacid dehydrogenase, with protein sequence MKVAFFSSKAYDRTFFEAANADYGHDLQFFETGLSLGTVQLATGFRAVCSFVNDRLDAITLEALAELGVEHVALRCAGFNQVDLSAAERLGLRVVRVPAYSPHAVAEHAIALILTLNRKIHRAYARTREGNFALDGLVGFDLNGCTVGIIGTGRIGAVLTQILRGFGCHVLAHDLVENPDCLAAGAVYTDLDQLWQEAQIISLHCPLTPQTYHLVNREAIAKMQPGTMLINTSRGGLVDTQAVIEGLKLKRIGALGLDVYEQEEPLFFQDHSTEIIHDDVFQRLLTFPNVVITGHQAFLTDTALHNIAETTLSNLTDLEQGRACPNQLFAG
- a CDS encoding YqiA/YcfP family alpha/beta fold hydrolase: MTRYFYLHGFASGPESAKAKYLRGCFQRLGLELICPDFNEPDFSSLTFSRQVAQVEAQLTDEPTIVIGSSLGGLTAAWLGQRNPQIQKLVLLAPAFEFLAQWLPRMDDSALAQWQQAGFRPVYHWRDRDFRPLHWQFVEDLHRWQDQDLKRSLPTLILHGTADEVIDFAASERFAVQRPWVTLQALTSDHALGNVSSQIWRACRQFAELSVCDRGALSQKSIPGNRLS
- the nuoK gene encoding NADH-quinone oxidoreductase subunit NuoK, which codes for MTVPLEYFLVLAAALFCIGVYGLVTSRNAVRVLMSIELMLNAVNLNLMAFSNYLDGTLIRGQVFTVFVITVAAAEAAVGLAILLAIYRNRNTVDMEQFNLLKW
- the gmd gene encoding GDP-mannose 4,6-dehydratase, whose protein sequence is MTRKRALITGVTGQDGAYLAEFLLDKGYEVHGIKRRASLFNTDRIDHLYEDPHVDDRRFILHCGDLTDSTNLIRIVQQIQPHEIYNLGAQSHVQVSFDSPEYTANTDGLGTLRILEAIRILGLEQQTRFYQASTSELYGLVQEIPQTETTPFYPRSPYAVAKLYAYWITVNYREAYGIYACNGILFNHESPLRGETFVTRKITRALARIKLGLQDCLYLGNLDAKRDWGHARDYVEMQWLMLQQEQPDDYVIATGVQFSVRQFVEIAAAEVGLTIAWSGSGVEEKGINPATGQAIVAIDPRYFRPTEVETLLGDPSKAKRQLGWEPRISFEQLVSEMMREDLHLAERDALIKQAGYKAFDYFE
- a CDS encoding NADH-quinone oxidoreductase subunit J, whose translation is MTLAEGVQLVTFIILTAGVVLAALGVVLSSNIVYSAFLLGGAFISIAGLYLLLNASFVAFAQVLIYVGAVNVLILFAIMLVNKREDFRPLKFNWLRKGLTVLVCGGLFALLSLTVISTPWAVTPTPGASGDEAIYLIGEHFFSDYLLPFELASVLLLMAMIGAIVLARRDFEPEDLITGAAADLQLPERSREELLTGAGKK
- a CDS encoding HAD family hydrolase, encoding MPQAVIYDLDGLLLDTEPIHAQVYDEVAQQFGVQLDPAFQAKLRGRPSRETSRLIVETLNLPVTPAEFLAIRKPIIEARVAQSPARPGAAELVQALHQRQFPQAIATSSTQPAFAIKTQQHQHWFRLIETVVCGDDPQLERPKPAPDIFWLAAKRLGVKPEACLVFEDSVSGVRAALEAGMTVIAVPDPADRDRLPSEVHYCLESLADLLDRDRYPDLLADLTALPALPR
- the ndhI gene encoding NAD(P)H-quinone oxidoreductase subunit I gives rise to the protein MLKFLKQVGDYAKESLQAAKAIGQGLGVTFDHMQRRPVTVQYPYEKLIPSERYRGRIHYEFDKCIACEVCVRVCPINLPVVDWVYNKETKKKDLKNYSIDFGACIFCGNCVEYCPTNCLSMTEEYELATYDRHELNYDNVALGRLPYKVTDDPMVTPFREFAYLPKGEYDPHVVPSDRPRAGQRPEELVDQYKQAAAANEEN